One Punica granatum isolate Tunisia-2019 chromosome 3, ASM765513v2, whole genome shotgun sequence genomic window carries:
- the LOC116200413 gene encoding uncharacterized protein LOC116200413, whose translation MGVTRSGRVYENPEAVNRGKAPTAALGIAPEATPIPYKKVTEKEVEAFIKIIKASEYKVVEQMGWVMIDNGLTLNVCLVSTLKQMNVDLNCIRPSKTTVRAFDGSQREVNREIDLLINVGPCSFNITFQVIDIPNAFSLLLGRSWIHLAGAVPSTLHQKLKFIVEERLITVKGEEDYAIYKETTVPYISIGDD comes from the exons ATGGGTGTGACGCGCTCGGGTCGGGTATACGAAAATCCGGAGGCTGTGAACAGAGGGAAGGCTCCTACTGCGGCGTTAGGAATCGCCCCGGAAGCTACACCGATCCCCTATAAGAAGGTGACCGAGAAGGAAGTCGAGGCTTTCATAAAGATTATCAAGGCAAGCGAGTACAAGGTTGTTgaacaaatgg GTtgggtcatgattgacaacggtTTGACTCTCAATGTATGCCTTGTTTCCACcctgaagcagatgaacgtggattTGAATTGTATTCGTCCGAGCAAGACAAcggttcgagccttcgatggctcaCAGAGGGAAGTGAACAGAGAGATCGACCTTCTAATCAATGTAGGTCCATGCTCATTTAACATCACTTTCCAGGTCATCGACATCCCGAATGCCTTCAGCTTGCTACTCGGGAGGTCGTGGATCCATTTAGCGGGCGCAGTCCCCTCCACCTTGCACCAGAAGCTTAAGTTCATCGTTGAGGAGCGACTCATCACGGTCAAAGGTGAGGAGGATTATGCGATTTATAAGGAGACGACCGTCCCCTACATCAGTATTGGGGACGATTAG